In Primulina eburnea isolate SZY01 chromosome 3, ASM2296580v1, whole genome shotgun sequence, one DNA window encodes the following:
- the LOC140826120 gene encoding B3 domain-containing protein REM17-like isoform X1: protein MEGKQRSKPSFFKVLFSEDFTRQLRLPTAFVKKHGELLPENALLTASSGKSWAVKLEHTEDEECYFTRGWPKFVEDLGLRMGEFMLFWLAGKSIIHVSVYGISGCEREISNRKLEFESSDSAEEVEILSADCGLAKRSYRAEAKNKRAKTSFLEEEAARNPGNVDYSSPLYFEIVLKKHHRSRVSLRVEFAKVSGLIGEKRVVLEYVPKQHFTSVELDRKPGFFRLDMAWSGFIKENGLILGRTYSFEFNPRKNVIQVDEIKK, encoded by the exons ATGGAAGGGAAGCAACGATCCAAGCCCTCATTTTTCAAAGTCTTGTTCAGTGAAGATTTCACTCGCCAACTG AGGTTGCCGACTGCTTTCGTGAAGAAACATGGTGAACTTTTACCTGAAAATGCGCTACTCACAGCCAGTTCTGGGAAATCTTGGGCTGTGAAACTAGAGCATACAGAGGACGAGGAATGTTACTTTACGCGAGGCTGGCCGAAATTTGTTGAGGATTTGGGGCTTAGAATGGGGGAATTTATGTTGTTCTGGTTAGCTGGGAAGTCCATAATTCATGTTTCGGTGTATGGAATCAGCGGCTGCGAGAGGGAAATTTCCAACCGTAAATTGGAGTTCGAGAGCTCCGACTCTGCTGAAGAAGTTGAAATATTGAGCGCAGATTGCGGATTAGCCAAACGCAGCTACCGTG CAGAAGCGAAGAACAAACGAGCAAAGACTAGCTTTTTGGAGGAAGAAGCAGCTAGGAATCCTGGTAATGTGGATTATTCGAGCCCACTCTACTTCGAGATTGTTTTGAAGAAGCATCACAGATCAAGAGTG TCTCTCCGTGTGGAATTTGCGAAAGTGTCTGGTTTGATCGGCGAAAAGAGAGTGGTGCTGGAGTATGTGCCAAAGCAGCATTTTACTTCTGTGGAACTGGACCGTAAACCGGGGTTTTTTAGGCTCGACATGGCTTGGTCGGGTTTCATAAAAGAAAATGGACTGATCTTGGGAAGAACCTACTCTTTTGAATTCAATCCCAGAAAAAATGTGATTCAGGTTGATGAGATCAAGAAGTAG
- the LOC140826121 gene encoding probable glycosyltransferase At5g03795: MADSSSSSSSSSSKLVYFVIFPLILLSGLVIVLNQKPSSWLSFGAPPPATAPEVDQPPAMMENENRKEFSDLEKVEASLARARATIQEARRNNETSYDSDYVPTGPMYRDPISFHRSYLEMENLFKIYVYEDGEPPLFHYSKSLGILGIEGILIHQLEISRFRTGDPRQAHVYFVPMSMQSIATYAYERNNRAWSPLQNIARDYVNLIATKYPYWNRTLAHDHFILACHDWGPTISHGVPHLYKNSIRVLCNANTTEGFKPSTDVSMPEIYLPDGTMDGLIGGPGPSERSVLVFYAGGIHGDIRQALMDQWKDKDPDVQIHEYLPKNVSYYGMFRKSKYCICPSGWEVASPRMVEALYMGCVPVLLKNHYAKPFDDVLDWGTFSVDVGVNEIADLKKILTAIPAGKYMEMQRVGVLVRRHFEVNFPPKRFDVFHMILHSVWLRRLNIQLNDARET, encoded by the exons ATGGCGGATTCTTCTTCGTCGTCGTCATCTTCGTCTTCAAAGCTTGTTTATTTTGTAATATTTCCATTGATTTTACTATCCGGCCTTGTGATTGTACTGAACCAGAAGCCTTCTAGTTGGCTATCGT TTGGTGCACCGCCTCCCGCCACTGCGCCTGAGGTGGATCAGCCACCAGCG ATGATGGAGAATGAAAATAGAAAAGAGTTCAGCGATTTGGAGAAGGTGGAGGCCAGTCTAGCTCGAGCTCGGGCAACGATTCAAGAAGCTCGGCGAAACAATGAAACGTCGTATGATTCAGATTATGTTCCCACTGGTCCAATGTACAGAGATCCCATATCTTTTCACAG GAGCTACTTAGAAATGGAGAACTTGTTCAAGATATACGTGTACGAGGACGGGGAGCCACCTCTGTTCCATTACAGCAAGAGCCTTGGAATTCTTGGCATCGAAGGTATACTCATTCATCAACTCGAAATCAGCCGATTTCGTACCGGAGATCCTAGACAGGCACATGTTTATTTCGTCCCGATGAGTATGCAATCCATAGCCACGTACGCGTATGAGCGCAACAATCGTGCTTGGAGTCCGCTACAAAACATAGCAAGAGACTATGTGAATCTCATAGCTACCAAGTATCCTTACTGGAATCGAACACTCGCGCACGATCATTTCATTCTTGCTTGCCATGATTGG GGCCCAACTATTTCTCACGGCGTACCTCACCTATACAAGAATTCTATCCGAGTTCTATGTAATGCGAACACGACAGAAGGATTCAAGCCCTCCACCGATGTCTCCATGCCAgagatatatctccctgatggcACGATGGACGGCCTGATAGGGGGACCAGGGCCGTCAGAACGTTCTGTTCTAGTTTTCTACGCTGGCGGCATTCATGGTGACATCAGGCAAGCTCTAATGGATCAGTGGAAAGATAAAGATCCAGACGTCCAAATCCACGAGTACCTCCCGAAGAACGTTTCTTACTATGGAATGTTTCGGAAGAGCAAGTATTGTATCTGTCCCAGTGGATGGGAAGTAGCTAGTCCAAGAATGGTGGAAGCCCTTTATATGGGGTGCGTTCCCGTGCTTCTCAAGAACCATTATGCTAAACCGTTTGACGACGTTTTGGATTGGGGGACGTTTTCGGTTGATGTTGGGGTAAATGAGATTGCTGATCTGAAGAAGATTTTGACGGCCATTCCTGCAGGCAAGTACATGGAAATGCAAAGGGTAGGTGTTCTAGTAAGGAGACATTTCGAGGTTAATTTCCCCCCGAAACGGTTCGATGTTTTTCATATGATACTGCATTCGGTGTGGCTGAGGAGGTTAAATATTCAGCTTAATGATGCACGTGAAACTTGA
- the LOC140826120 gene encoding B3 domain-containing protein REM5-like isoform X2, with amino-acid sequence MEGKQRSKPSFFKVLFSEDFTRQLRLPTAFVKKHGELLPENALLTASSGKSWAVKLEHTEDEECYFTRGWPKFVEDLGLRMGEFMLFWLAGKSIIHVSVYGISGCEREISNRKLEFESSDSAEEVEILSADCGLAKRSYREAKNKRAKTSFLEEEAARNPGNVDYSSPLYFEIVLKKHHRSRVSLRVEFAKVSGLIGEKRVVLEYVPKQHFTSVELDRKPGFFRLDMAWSGFIKENGLILGRTYSFEFNPRKNVIQVDEIKK; translated from the exons ATGGAAGGGAAGCAACGATCCAAGCCCTCATTTTTCAAAGTCTTGTTCAGTGAAGATTTCACTCGCCAACTG AGGTTGCCGACTGCTTTCGTGAAGAAACATGGTGAACTTTTACCTGAAAATGCGCTACTCACAGCCAGTTCTGGGAAATCTTGGGCTGTGAAACTAGAGCATACAGAGGACGAGGAATGTTACTTTACGCGAGGCTGGCCGAAATTTGTTGAGGATTTGGGGCTTAGAATGGGGGAATTTATGTTGTTCTGGTTAGCTGGGAAGTCCATAATTCATGTTTCGGTGTATGGAATCAGCGGCTGCGAGAGGGAAATTTCCAACCGTAAATTGGAGTTCGAGAGCTCCGACTCTGCTGAAGAAGTTGAAATATTGAGCGCAGATTGCGGATTAGCCAAACGCAGCTACCGTG AAGCGAAGAACAAACGAGCAAAGACTAGCTTTTTGGAGGAAGAAGCAGCTAGGAATCCTGGTAATGTGGATTATTCGAGCCCACTCTACTTCGAGATTGTTTTGAAGAAGCATCACAGATCAAGAGTG TCTCTCCGTGTGGAATTTGCGAAAGTGTCTGGTTTGATCGGCGAAAAGAGAGTGGTGCTGGAGTATGTGCCAAAGCAGCATTTTACTTCTGTGGAACTGGACCGTAAACCGGGGTTTTTTAGGCTCGACATGGCTTGGTCGGGTTTCATAAAAGAAAATGGACTGATCTTGGGAAGAACCTACTCTTTTGAATTCAATCCCAGAAAAAATGTGATTCAGGTTGATGAGATCAAGAAGTAG